A window of Microbacterium sp. BK668 genomic DNA:
TTCTGAATGCTACTCTTACCGGCTCCCCGGCCGGATCGTGATTGGGCGGGCGAGAGCCGGCGGAACACTCCGCGAACAGCCCGCGGCTCAGAAATGAGGGGGTCTCGCATGGGGCGTGGCCGTCAGAAGGCGAAGCACACCAAGATCGCTCGCGAACTGAAGTCGTACAGCCCGAGCGTGAACTACGCTGCGCTCGAGCGCGAACTCGGTCATCCGGACGACGAGCAGTACGTCGACAAGTGGGCCGACCAGTACGCCGA
This region includes:
- a CDS encoding DUF3073 domain-containing protein, giving the protein MGRGRQKAKHTKIARELKSYSPSVNYAALERELGHPDDEQYVDKWADQYADEYEDEKA